A genomic segment from Legionella micdadei encodes:
- a CDS encoding IS256 family transposase, protein MSKNKKIDLSNFDFNDFKSEALTQLKSGQSLTGKDGILTPLIKELLEAALEGEMEAHISDCHDSGLTNRRNGKTSKLMKSTTGIFELDTPRDREGLFEPEIVKKRQTVLNESLDNKVLALYALGMSYEAISEHLAEMYGLDVSSAKISLITDKLLPMITEWRNRSLESIYPIAFLDAMHFKVRVEGKVTSKAFYTVLAVTPEGKKDILGLYLSETEGARFWLGVLNDLKARGVEDILIASIDGLKGFPEAIAEVFPKTEIQLCVVHQIRNSLKYVVSKDQKAFMADLKLVYKASSKDLAEHHLLELEEKWGKKYPAVMKSWNNNWEALSQYFKYPEELRRIIYTTNIVEGFHRQIRKYTKNKGAFTSENALIKLIYCACQKVLEKWSQPMHNWALIASQLHIYFEDRMNLRLR, encoded by the coding sequence ATGAGTAAGAATAAAAAGATAGATTTATCCAATTTTGATTTCAATGATTTTAAGTCTGAAGCCTTAACGCAATTAAAGTCTGGCCAGTCCCTTACTGGTAAAGACGGTATCTTAACTCCTCTGATCAAAGAGCTTCTTGAAGCAGCCTTAGAAGGTGAAATGGAGGCTCACATTTCTGATTGTCATGATTCAGGCCTAACCAATCGTCGCAATGGCAAAACATCCAAGTTAATGAAATCTACAACTGGTATTTTTGAATTAGACACTCCACGGGACAGAGAAGGACTTTTTGAGCCTGAAATTGTTAAGAAGCGCCAAACAGTATTGAATGAGTCATTAGATAATAAAGTGCTGGCCTTATATGCCCTAGGTATGAGCTATGAAGCCATTAGTGAGCACCTGGCTGAAATGTATGGTCTAGACGTATCCTCAGCTAAAATAAGCCTCATCACGGATAAATTGTTGCCTATGATTACCGAATGGCGCAATAGGTCTTTAGAGTCTATATATCCTATTGCCTTTTTAGACGCGATGCATTTTAAAGTACGTGTTGAGGGCAAAGTCACAAGTAAGGCATTTTACACGGTCCTTGCCGTTACTCCTGAGGGCAAGAAAGATATTTTAGGGCTTTATTTGTCAGAAACTGAAGGCGCGCGGTTTTGGCTTGGTGTCTTAAATGACCTTAAAGCACGAGGGGTAGAAGATATTCTTATTGCGAGTATCGATGGACTTAAGGGTTTTCCCGAAGCTATTGCTGAAGTCTTTCCTAAAACAGAAATCCAACTATGTGTAGTTCACCAAATACGAAACTCCCTGAAGTATGTTGTTAGTAAAGACCAAAAGGCATTCATGGCTGATTTAAAGCTTGTGTATAAGGCCTCTAGCAAAGATTTAGCTGAGCATCATTTGCTTGAACTAGAGGAGAAATGGGGCAAGAAATACCCAGCAGTTATGAAGTCATGGAATAATAACTGGGAGGCTTTGTCTCAATACTTCAAATACCCCGAAGAGCTAAGACGTATCATTTACACCACGAACATCGTAGAGGGGTTCCATCGCCAAATTCGCAAGTACACCAAAAACAAAGGCGCTTTCACTAGTGAAAACGCACTGATAAAGCTTATTTATTGTGCCTGCCAAAAAGTACTGGAAAAATGGAGTCAGCCCATGCACAATTGGGCGCTTATCGCGTCTCAGCTTCATATTTATTTTGAAGACCGTATGAACCTGAGACTTAGATAA
- a CDS encoding DUF4442 domain-containing protein gives MKFSLLLKLMRFWPPFLGAGISVKSFNSDFSEIVVQMKMRFWNKNYVGTHFGGSLYSMTDPFYMLMILNLLGKEYIVWDKSASIRYKIPAKGIVYAKFQVSVDQLENIHQGVNQDGKAESEFIVSITDSNGNVVAEVKKLIYVTKKAHLRNKKDESRK, from the coding sequence ATGAAGTTTTCTCTATTATTAAAATTAATGCGATTCTGGCCTCCTTTTTTAGGTGCTGGAATCAGTGTAAAAAGTTTCAACTCGGATTTTTCTGAGATTGTCGTACAGATGAAAATGCGTTTTTGGAACAAAAATTACGTAGGTACACATTTTGGTGGCTCTTTATATTCGATGACGGATCCTTTTTATATGCTCATGATCCTCAACTTATTAGGAAAAGAATATATTGTTTGGGATAAATCAGCCTCCATACGTTATAAAATACCAGCAAAGGGAATTGTTTATGCAAAATTTCAAGTCTCTGTGGATCAACTTGAAAACATTCATCAGGGAGTAAACCAGGACGGAAAAGCTGAATCCGAATTCATAGTCTCAATTACAGATTCAAATGGGAATGTTGTGGCAGAAGTAAAAAAATTGATTTATGTTACGAAAAAGGCGCATTTAAGAAATAAAAAGGATGAAAGTCGTAAATAA
- a CDS encoding glycosyltransferase family 87 protein: protein MEGTKINQLHLANSGRTTQETAWKVLLGLLLAGFYAILFFLMFCSQSTLDFLSFYSSSQILAKGGNPYQVLSTISSPIAALVPANLNPPIILWLFSPLVKFNYYVAASIWSVFSLVLGLIGARIAFHYAFSQDFIKKNGFYLYFFFLLSFPMLMNTGLAQFGTILLFFMMSGYHLYVKKKDYFAGVVWGAIIAIKFFPALIIIYVLVQRRYKVCVAILSASLLLSLLPLIIYGTVIYTQYFSMMSVIRWYGKSWNGSILGMIYRILVSGNAQDWLAIKQIYGGLFFIFLLFYVRKMIKTEKLNVPHQSFCLTLVMMLVLSPFGWLYYFPLLILPFSLTWLSFVAEKPMTMNKFAWFFCLFLLNIPINNLPLSIMPSILYKLTVYSFNFYGLLVLLYLVNNMKIPPMKH, encoded by the coding sequence TTGGAAGGTACAAAAATTAATCAACTGCACTTGGCTAATTCAGGCAGAACAACCCAAGAAACCGCATGGAAAGTGCTTCTAGGCCTGTTGCTTGCTGGTTTTTACGCGATACTTTTTTTCCTTATGTTTTGCTCACAAAGTACCCTTGATTTTCTGTCCTTCTATTCATCTTCACAAATCCTAGCTAAGGGAGGCAACCCATATCAGGTTTTATCAACCATCTCTTCTCCGATAGCAGCCCTTGTCCCTGCAAATTTAAATCCTCCAATTATATTATGGCTATTCAGTCCTTTGGTTAAGTTTAATTATTATGTTGCAGCGAGTATATGGTCAGTATTTTCCCTGGTTTTGGGATTAATCGGCGCTAGGATTGCTTTTCACTATGCCTTTTCTCAGGATTTCATTAAAAAAAATGGTTTTTATTTATATTTCTTTTTCTTATTGAGTTTTCCCATGTTGATGAATACCGGGCTTGCTCAGTTTGGTACAATTCTTTTGTTTTTTATGATGAGTGGTTACCACTTATATGTGAAAAAGAAAGATTATTTTGCTGGGGTAGTCTGGGGAGCTATTATCGCAATCAAGTTCTTTCCTGCCTTGATCATTATTTACGTGCTTGTGCAGAGGCGTTATAAAGTTTGTGTGGCCATACTTTCTGCTTCACTATTGTTATCTTTGCTCCCTTTAATCATTTACGGCACTGTTATCTATACTCAATATTTTTCAATGATGTCGGTGATTAGGTGGTATGGAAAGAGTTGGAATGGATCGATTCTAGGAATGATTTATCGAATCCTTGTTAGTGGAAATGCACAGGATTGGCTTGCGATTAAGCAAATTTATGGTGGATTATTTTTTATTTTCTTATTGTTCTATGTAAGAAAAATGATCAAAACTGAAAAATTAAATGTCCCTCACCAATCCTTTTGCTTAACCCTGGTGATGATGCTGGTCTTAAGCCCTTTTGGCTGGTTATATTATTTCCCCTTGTTAATATTGCCTTTTTCTTTAACTTGGCTGAGTTTTGTAGCTGAAAAGCCTATGACAATGAATAAATTCGCTTGGTTTTTCTGTTTATTCCTTTTAAATATCCCTATTAATAATCTACCGCTCTCGATAATGCCATCGATACTGTATAAATTGACTGTTTATTCGTTTAATTTTTATGGCCTTTTGGTGTTACTCTATCTGGTCAATAATATGAAAATCCCACCTATGAAGCACTGA
- a CDS encoding FAD-binding protein, protein MALTKKQREAIIDLIKRENLYLDYVENAQWSNFCKTLVLSDVLLLKIKNVNAVQRIIEKIDELNRQVDPEERITCRVAAGGRKDQVDSNSFSLTPWVEADIIINLDLAASDEYAIEQIDETTVRAKPGPQIKAFDEILDSKKLATKSPPSLIHRVTPFGLAAIGCHGTDMKNGAYSDNIKSITFLLMNGQLKKIDRNTNPDDFDLIASAHLGLFGIVVEMELECKPAEKLERIETAMSFPEFVEAVETGELPRKDYPMLSVFYVPTYDNDLENREHKNVKVIEYKPVPLYTENENFNPECDDLAQWLQVELEENLRVTDVLALFPKLVPLFMRYIVAHYAVGDGTVKSIGPAPAQYHYQTRYPNSINDLDGLFPLSADFHEMVAAFKKVAKETQEAKERGEAPVTFGAYGRIFQNKRYPATLAPGSHHSEKDYTCGFDVVSSPGAAGFERFRDTLVQYLIEELNSKLHWGKYVPLDKGIDYEKMYGEDMQKFKKTLKKFYRDNGLELEKSPFLTAFPCQILSMKKYMPAVQDRITVSHELAPVHPIVRMYRLAKFLIWIEKQHEMHPSVHLDALKRATQELHQSERAKMPGSSRQSIFGKGESQQEQAGVRRCPPCTLF, encoded by the coding sequence ATGGCATTAACCAAGAAACAACGAGAGGCAATTATTGACCTCATTAAGCGTGAAAATCTTTATCTCGATTATGTAGAGAACGCTCAGTGGAGTAATTTTTGTAAGACTTTAGTGCTTTCTGATGTTTTACTCTTAAAGATAAAAAACGTGAATGCTGTCCAACGAATCATCGAGAAAATCGATGAACTAAATAGGCAGGTGGATCCCGAAGAGCGCATTACTTGTCGTGTAGCGGCAGGGGGCAGAAAGGATCAGGTAGACAGTAATTCATTTTCGCTAACGCCCTGGGTAGAGGCAGATATTATAATTAACCTCGATTTAGCTGCCTCTGATGAATATGCTATCGAACAAATAGACGAAACGACCGTGAGGGCAAAGCCAGGTCCTCAAATCAAAGCATTTGACGAAATCCTTGATAGTAAGAAACTCGCTACAAAAAGTCCACCCAGTTTAATCCATCGTGTTACCCCTTTTGGCCTGGCGGCAATTGGCTGCCACGGGACAGACATGAAAAATGGAGCCTATTCAGACAATATTAAATCCATTACTTTTCTTTTGATGAATGGACAGCTTAAAAAAATTGATAGAAATACAAATCCAGATGACTTTGATTTGATTGCCTCAGCCCATCTGGGTCTTTTTGGTATCGTTGTAGAAATGGAATTAGAGTGTAAACCCGCTGAAAAATTAGAACGTATTGAAACGGCAATGAGCTTTCCCGAGTTCGTTGAGGCGGTTGAAACCGGAGAATTACCGCGTAAAGACTACCCCATGTTGAGTGTGTTCTATGTTCCTACCTACGACAATGATCTTGAAAATCGTGAACACAAAAATGTTAAAGTGATCGAGTATAAGCCTGTTCCCTTATACACAGAAAATGAAAATTTCAACCCTGAATGCGATGATCTTGCTCAATGGCTACAGGTTGAATTAGAAGAAAATCTGCGGGTTACGGATGTATTAGCCCTGTTTCCAAAATTAGTACCTCTTTTCATGAGGTACATCGTGGCCCATTATGCGGTTGGTGATGGAACGGTAAAATCCATAGGACCTGCCCCAGCCCAATACCACTATCAAACAAGGTACCCTAATAGTATTAATGACTTGGATGGATTATTTCCTTTAAGCGCCGATTTTCATGAAATGGTTGCTGCTTTTAAGAAAGTAGCCAAAGAAACGCAAGAAGCGAAAGAGAGAGGAGAGGCGCCAGTGACATTTGGTGCTTATGGCAGAATATTTCAAAACAAAAGATACCCTGCCACACTCGCACCCGGATCGCACCACAGTGAGAAAGACTACACTTGCGGATTCGATGTGGTTTCAAGCCCTGGTGCTGCTGGTTTTGAGCGATTCCGCGACACTCTAGTGCAATACCTCATCGAAGAATTGAATTCCAAATTGCACTGGGGCAAATACGTGCCATTGGATAAAGGGATTGACTATGAAAAAATGTACGGTGAAGACATGCAGAAGTTTAAAAAAACGCTAAAGAAATTTTACAGGGATAACGGATTAGAACTGGAAAAATCGCCCTTTTTAACGGCATTTCCTTGCCAAATTCTAAGTATGAAAAAATACATGCCAGCTGTTCAGGATAGGATAACAGTGAGTCATGAGCTTGCTCCAGTCCACCCTATAGTTCGTATGTACCGATTGGCTAAGTTTTTAATCTGGATTGAAAAACAACATGAAATGCATCCAAGCGTCCACTTAGATGCATTAAAAAGAGCGACACAAGAACTGCATCAAAGCGAAAGAGCGAAGATGCCTGGTAGTTCAAGACAATCCATTTTTGGGAAAGGTGAGTCCCAGCAAGAACAAGCTGGGGTGAGGCGATGCCCACCTTGCACATTGTTTTAG